The Seriola aureovittata isolate HTS-2021-v1 ecotype China chromosome 12, ASM2101889v1, whole genome shotgun sequence genome window below encodes:
- the LOC130178897 gene encoding zinc finger protein 260-like codes for MSSVQYLREFVNERLTAAAEEIFGVFEQTIVEYEEEIDRQRRLLDIVWKPEIKLHRTELPQQHVCKEEEVLTDQQLCDQERNSSLDQEDPEPPQIKEEEEELCTSQEGEQLVLEQETDTFMLTPTNEESDHQLLSHNSQELPQHHVYKEEEVLTDQQLCDQERNSSLDQEDPEPPQTKEEEEELCTSQEGEQLVLKQETDTLMLTPTNEESDHQLLSHNSPVAESQDQEGSKHVDPESTGNAETQPKKRHHKNTSHSDNIYNSPTSKSHCNTQTGEKSFKCDTCGKLFKNKSKLKIHQRHHTGEKPYFCETCGKSFRTSTGLLIHRRTHTGEKPYTCNTCGKKFTNNSALSKHTRTHTGEKPYTCNTCGKKISNKSDLNKHTRTHTGEKPYFCETCGKGFSTSARLLVHVRIHTGEKPYTCNTCGKKFSDKSDLSKHTRTHTGEKPHFCETCGKGFTTRTVLMVHMRIHTGEKPYSCETCGKDFRTSYESLVHMRIHTGEKPYTCDICGKKFSQRVHLVRHVIIHTHKKS; via the exons ATGTCTTCAGTTCAGTATCTGAGAGAGTTTGTCAACGAGCgactaactgctgctgctgaagaaatattCGGAGTCTTTGAACAAACTATCGTCGAGTACGAGGAAGAGATCGATCGTCAGCGCAGACTGCTGGATATCGTTTGGAAACCCGAGATAAAGCTACACAGGACAG AGCTCccacagcaacatgtctgtaaggaggaggaggttctcactgaccagcagctctgtgaccaggagaggaactccagtctggaccaggaggacccagagcctccacagattaaagaggaagaggaggaactctgcaccagtcaggagggagagcagcttgtaCTGGAGCAGGAGACTGATACCTTTATGTTGACTCCTACTAATGAGGAAAGTgaccaccagctcctctctcacaACTCTCAAG AGCTCCCACAGCATCATGTCTATAAGGAGGAAGAGGTTCTcactgaccagcagctctgtgaccaggagaggaactccagtctggaccaggaggacccagaGCCTCCACAGactaaagaagaagaggaggaactctgcaccagtcaggagggagagcagcttgtaCTGAAGCAGGAGACTGATACCTTGATGTTGACTCCTACTAATGAGGAAAGTgaccaccagctcctctctcacaACTCTCCTGTAGCTGAGAGCCAAGATCAGGAAGGAAGTAAGCATGTAGACCCAGAATCAACAGGAAATGCAGAGACACAACCAAAGAAGAGACATCACAAGAACACAAGTCACAGTGACAACATTTATAACTCTCCCACATCAAAAAGTCACTGTAACACTCAGACAGGTGAAAAGTCATTCAAATGCGACACTTGTGGAAAACTTTTTAAGAATAAGTCCAAATTGAAAATACATCAGAGACACCACACAGGTGAAAAGCCATATTTTTGCGAAACATGTGGGAAAAGTTTCAGAACAAGTACGGGTCTGTTGATCCACAggagaacccacacaggtgagaagccataTACGTGCAACACCTGTGGGAAGAAATTTACGAACAACTCAGCCTTGAGTAAGCATACAagaacccacacaggtgagaagccgtaCACCTGCAAtacctgtgggaaaaaaattaGTAACAAGTCAGACTTGAATAAACATACAagaacccacacaggtgagaagccataTTTTTGTGAAACGTGTGGGAAGGGTTTCAGTACTAGTGCACGCTTGTTGGTCCATGTGagaatccacacaggtgagaagccgtaCACCTGCAACACCTGTGGGAAAAAGTTTAGTGACAAGTCAGACTTGAGTAAGCACACAAGAACCCACACTGGTGAGAAGCCACATTTTTGCGAAACATGTGGGAAAGGTTTCACTACTCGTACAGTCTTGATGGTTCACATGagaatccacacaggtgagaagccttATTCTTGTGAAACATGTGGGAAAGATTTCAGAACTTCTTATGAATCCTTGGTCCACATGagaatccacacaggtgagaagccgtaCACCTGTGACATCTGTGGGAAAAAGTTCAGTCAGAGGGTGCACTTGGTCAGACATGTAATAATCCatacacataaaaagtcataa
- the LOC130178902 gene encoding zinc finger protein OZF-like isoform X2, which produces MSSVQYLREFVNERLTAAAEEIFGVFEQTIVEYEEEIDRQRRLLDIVWKPEIKLHRTELPQHHVCKEEEVLTDQQLCDQERNSSLDQEDPEPPQTKEEEEELCTSQEGEQLVLKQETDTLMLTPTNEESDHQLLSHNSPVAESQDQEGSKHVDPESTGNAETQPKKRRHKNTNHSDYVYNSPTAKSHCNTQTGEKSFKCDTCGKDFKYKCKLKIHQRRYTGEKPYFCQTCGKSFSSNPGLSNHMRTHTGEKPYTCKTCGKRFTNNSCLRNHTRTHTGERPYTCNTCGKKFTNSSCLRNHTRTHTGEKPYFCETCESVFTTRTSLLVHMRIHTGEMPYTCNTCGRKFRGKTSLNTHTRTHTGEKPYFCERCGKSFTTKQMLSIHMRTHTGEKPYPCHICGKMFSQKPHLVKHLMIHTNKKSCNS; this is translated from the exons ATGTCTTCAGTTCAGTATCTGAGAGAGTTTGTCAACGAGCgactaactgctgctgctgaagaaatattCGGAGTCTTTGAACAAACTATCGTCGAGTACGAGGAAGAGATCGATCGTCAGCGCAGACTGCTGGATATCGTTTGGAAACCCGAGATAAAGCTACACAGGACAG AGCTCCCACAGCATCATGTctgtaaggaggaggag gttctcactgaccagcagctctgtgaccaggagaggaactccagtctggaccaggaggacccagaGCCTCCACAGactaaagaggaagaggaggaactctgcaccagtcaggagggagagcagcttgtaCTGAAGCAGGAGACTGATACCTTGATGTTGACTCCTACTAATGAGGAAAGTGACCACCAGCTCCTTTCTCACAACTCTCCTGTAGCTGAGAGCCAAGATCAGGAAGGAAGTAAGCATGTAGACCCAGAATCAACAGGAAATGCAGAAACACAACCAAAGAAGAGacgtcacaaaaacacaaatcacagtGACTACGTTTATAACTCTCCCACAGCAAAGAGTCACTGTAACACTCAGACAGGtgaaaaatcattcaaatgcGACACTTGTGGAAAAGATTTTAAGTATAAGTGCAAATTGAAAATACATCAGAGACGctacacaggtgagaagccataTTTTTGCCAAACGTGTGGGAAAAGTTTCAGCTCAAATCCGGGTCTGTCGAATCACatgagaacccacacaggcgAGAAGCCATATACCTGCAAAACCTGTGGGAAAAGATTTACTAACAACTCATGCTTGAGGAACCATACAagaacccacacaggtgagaggcCGTATACTTGCAATACCTGTGGGAAAAAATTTACTAACAGCTCATGCTTGAGGAACCATACAagaacccacacaggtgaaAAGCCATATTTTTGTGAAACGTGTGAGAGCGTTTTCACTACACGTACAAGCTTGTTGGTCCACATGagaatccacacaggtgagatgCCCTACACCTGCAACACCTGTGGGAGAAAATTTCGTGGGAAGACATCCTTAAATACGcatacaagaacacacacaggtgagaagccataTTTTTGTGAAAGGTGTGGGAAAAGTTTCACTACTAAGCAAATGTTGTCAATCCACATGAGAACCCACACAGGGGAGAAGCCATACCCCTGTCACATCTGTGGGAAAATGTTCAGTCAGAAGCCACACTTGGTGAAACATCTAATGAtccatacaaataaaaagtcatgtaatTCCTGA
- the LOC130178890 gene encoding zinc finger protein ZFP2-like isoform X2: MSPVQYLREFVNERLTAAAEEIFGVFEQTIVEYEEEIDRQRRLLDIVLKPEIKLHRTELPQQHVCKEEEVLTDQQLCDQERNSSLDQEDPEPPQIKEEEEELCTSQEGEQLVLKQETDTLMLTPTNEESDHQLLFHNSPVAESQDQEGSKHVDPESTGNAETQPKKRHHKNTSHSDNVHSSPTAKRNCLSVIEYEEEIDRQRRLLDIIWKPEIKLHRTELPQHHVCKEEEVLTDQQLCEQERNSSVDQEDPEPPQIKEEEEELCTSQEGEQLVLKQETDTFMLTSTIEGNDHSDQQLLSHYSQGNTETGKKSLKCDTCGRDFKYKYLLTEHLRKHTGEKPYPCKTCGKRFCRESALKEHARIHTGEKPYSCKICWKAFRKSNTLTDHMRTHTGEKPFLCTTCGRRFCTESVLKQHTRIHTGEKPYSCETCGKVFRQNGALTIHMRIHTGEMPYLCNTCGKRFRRESVLKQHMMIHTGEKPYSCEICGKAFRISRSLTDHMRTHTGDKPYLCKTCGKRFHIPKLLKDHMMIHTGEKPYPCEICGKAFRQRCALKVHMRTHTGEKPYSCNTCAKRFKQISALNCHLRTHTGEKPYSCNT; this comes from the exons ATGTCTCCAGTTCAGTATCTGAGAGAGTTTGTCAACGAGCgactaactgctgctgctgaagaaatattCGGAGTCTTTGAACAAACTATCGTCGAGTACGAGGAAGAGATCGATCGTCAGCGCAGACTGCTGGATATCGTTTTGAAACCCGAGATAAAGCTACACAGGACAG AGCTCccacagcaacatgtctgtaaggaggaggaggttctcactgaccagcagctctgtgaccaggagaggaactccagtctggaccaggaggacccagagcctccacagattaaagaggaagaggaggaactctgcaccagtcaggagggagagcagcttgtaCTGAAGCAGGAGACTGATACCTTGATGTTGACTCCTACTAATGAGGAAAGTGaccaccagctcctctttcACAACTCTCCTGTAGCTGAGAGCCAAGATCAGGAAGGAAGTAAGCATGTAGACCCAGAATCAACAGGAAATGCAGAGACGCAACCAAAGAAGagacatcacaaaaacacaagtcacAGTGACAATGTACACAGCTCTCCCACAGCAAAGAGaaactgtttgtctgtcatCGAGTACGAGGAAGAGATCGATCGTCAGCGCAGACTGCTGGATATCATTTGGAAACCTGAAATAAAGCTACACAGGACAG AGCTCCCACAGCATCATGTctgtaaggaggaggaggttctcactgaccagcagctctgtgagcagGAGAGGAACTCCAGTGtggaccaggaggacccagagcctccacagattaaagaggaagaggaggaactctgcaccagtcaggagggagagcagcttgtaCTGAAGCAGGAGACTGATACCTTTATGTTGACTTCTACAATTGAGGGAAATGACCACAGTGACCAACAACTCCTCTCTCACTACTCTCAAGGTAACACTGAGACAggtaaaaagtctttaaaatgtgacaccTGTGGAAGAGATTTTAAGTACAAGTACCTTCTGACTGAACATCTTAGAAAACACACTGGTGAGAAGCCGTACCCTTGCAAGACCTGTGGGAAAAGATTTTGCAGAGAGTCAGCGTTGAAAGAACATGCAAGGATCCACACTGGTGAAAAACCATATTCTTGTAAGATTTGTTGGAAAGCTTTTAGAAAAAGTAATACATTGACAGATCACATGAGAACTCATACAGGTGAGAAGCCGTTCCTTTGCACGACTTGTGGAAGAAGGTTTTGCACTGAGTCagtattaaaacaacatacaaggatccacacaggtgaaaaaCCATACTCTTGTGAGACATGTGGGAAAGTTTTCAGACAAAATGGTGCATTGACAATCCACATGAGAATTCATACAGGTGAGATGCCGTACCTTTGCAACACCTGTGGGAAAAGATTTCGTAGAGAGTCAGTATTGAAACAACACATGATGATCCACACTGGTGAAAAACCATATTCTTGTGAGATTTGTGGGAAAGCTTTTAGAATAAGTCGATCCTTGACAGATCACATGAGAACTCATACAGGTGATAAGCCGTACCTTTGCAAGACCTGTGGGAAAAGATTTCATATACCGAAATTATTGAAAGACCATATGATGatccacacaggtgaaaaaCCATATCCTTGTGAGATTTGTGGGAAAGCTTTTAGACAAAGATGTGCTTTGAAAGTCCACATGAGAACTCATACAGGTGAGAAGCCGTACTCCTGTAACACCTGTGCGAAAAGATTCAAACAGATTTCagcattaaattgtcatttgagaacccacacaggtgagaagccgtaCTCCTGCAACACCTGA
- the LOC130178930 gene encoding uncharacterized protein LOC130178930, with translation MADLPPARLRLHQPAFYSTGIDCFGPMQVKVGRRNEKRWGLLFKCLTTRAVHIEVLSSINTDSFLMALRRFISRRGRPAELLSDQGTNFRGGDRELHEAFQTLHPSLQAQLAEYQIEFRFNPPSAPHFGGSWEREIRSIKAALTATLGSQVVSGEVLTTVLIEVEGILNSKPLGYVSSDIADPDPVTPNLLLMGRLDPSLPQAIYHDSELLSRRQWRACQVLSDRFWMRFLRHYLPTLQTRSKWQSDTSPLQLDTIVMIVDPQLPRSSWPVGKIEKVFPGADGLIRTAEVKVRDRTYVRPVSRLIRLPAVPEENGQ, from the coding sequence ATGGCAGACTTGCCCCCTGCACGGCTCAGGCTACACCAACCAGCCTTCTACTCTACGGGGATTGATTGTTTTGGTCCAATGCAGGTTAAAGTCGGCCGACGGAATGAGAAACGTTGGGGCTTGCTCTTTAAATGCCTCACAACGAGAGCAGTCCATATTGAAGTGCTGTCCAGCATCAATACGGACTCCTTCCTGATGGCCCTGAGAAGGTTCATATCCCGTCGCGGGAGACCAGCAGAGCTGCTCTCGGACCAGGGCACAAATTTCAGAGGTGGAGATAGGGAACTACACGAAGCATTCCAAACCCTACATCCTTCTCTCCAAGCCCAGTTGGCAGAGTACCAGATCGAGTTTCGCTTCAACCCGCCAAGCGCCCCCCATTTTGGTGGCTCTTGGGAGCGGGAAATCAGGTCTATCAAGGCTGCTCTGACTGCTACTCTGGGCTCACAAGTTGTCAGCGGAGAAGTGCTGACCACCGTCCTGATTGAGGTTGAGGGTATCCTCAATTCCAAACCCCTCGGCTATGTATCATCCGACATAGCAGACCCGGACCCAGTCACCCCCAATCTGTTGCTGATGGGGCGGCTAGACCCTTCGCTACCTCAGGCAATATATCATGACTCAGAGCTGCTCAGCAGGCGTCAATGGAGGGCCTGTCAAGTGCTGTCTGATCGCTTCTGGATGCGGTTCCTGCGCCACTATCTACCCACATTACAAACCCGGTCCAAGTGGCAGTCGGACACATCCCCTCTTCAGCTGGATACGATCGTGATGATTGTCGATCCGCAACTGCCCAGATCATCGTGGCCTGTTGGGAAAATCGAGAAGGTGTTCCCTGGGGCCGATGGTCTGATTCGCACAGCGGAGGTCAAAGTTCGGGACCGCACCTATGTCCGACCTGTGAGCCGTCTTATCAGACTTCCTGCTGTaccagaggagaatggacaatAA
- the LOC130178890 gene encoding zinc finger protein ZFP2-like isoform X1: MSPVQYLREFVNERLTAAAEEIFGVFEQTIVEYEEEIDRQRRLLDIVLKPEIKLHRTELPQQHVCKEEEVLTDQQLCDQERNSSLDQEDPEPPQIKEEEEELCTSQEGEQLVLKQETDTLMLTPTNEESDHQLLFHNSPVAESQDQEGSKHVDPESTGNAETQPKKRHHKNTSHSDNVHSSPTAKRNCLSVIEYEEEIDRQRRLLDIIWKPEIKLHRTELPQQHVCQEEVLTDQQLCDQERNSSLDQEDPEPPQTKEEEEELCTSQEGEQHVLKQETDTLMLTPTNEESDYQLLFHNSPVAESQDQEGSKHVDPESTGNAETQPKKRRQKNTSHSDSVHNSPTTKSHCNTKRGKKSLKCDTCGREFKFKSKLKIHLRSHTGEKPYTCNTCGKRFTQKSSMISHERLHTAVKSYSCKRCSKSFRLKRSLNAHLRSHVGEKPVSCKTCGKDVRSHKNLLVHMRIHTGEKPYLCNTCGKGFRLKASLNDHLRIHTGEKPYSCETCGKDFRLSCDLRVHVRIHTGEKPYLCNTCGKSFRLKARLNDHFRIHTGEKPYSCGTCGKDFRLSGDLRVHTRIHTGERPYSCKTCGKSFQSLPSLIHHAKFHKEERPFPCKTCAKGFCTLSNLKKHMLIHTGEKPYSCETCRKAFRLKGDLTVHMRIHTGEKPFSCKTCRKTFSRSTHLQSHIRIHKD, from the exons ATGTCTCCAGTTCAGTATCTGAGAGAGTTTGTCAACGAGCgactaactgctgctgctgaagaaatattCGGAGTCTTTGAACAAACTATCGTCGAGTACGAGGAAGAGATCGATCGTCAGCGCAGACTGCTGGATATCGTTTTGAAACCCGAGATAAAGCTACACAGGACAG AGCTCccacagcaacatgtctgtaaggaggaggaggttctcactgaccagcagctctgtgaccaggagaggaactccagtctggaccaggaggacccagagcctccacagattaaagaggaagaggaggaactctgcaccagtcaggagggagagcagcttgtaCTGAAGCAGGAGACTGATACCTTGATGTTGACTCCTACTAATGAGGAAAGTGaccaccagctcctctttcACAACTCTCCTGTAGCTGAGAGCCAAGATCAGGAAGGAAGTAAGCATGTAGACCCAGAATCAACAGGAAATGCAGAGACGCAACCAAAGAAGagacatcacaaaaacacaagtcacAGTGACAATGTACACAGCTCTCCCACAGCAAAGAGaaactgtttgtctgtcatCGAGTACGAGGAAGAGATCGATCGTCAGCGCAGACTGCTGGATATCATTTGGAAACCTGAAATAAAGCTACACAGGACAG AGCTCccacagcaacatgtctgtcaggaggaggttctcactgaccagcagctctgtgaccaggagaggaactccagtctggaccaggaggacccagaGCCTCCACAGactaaagaggaagaggaggaactctgcaccagtcaggagggagagcagcatGTACTGAAGCAGGAGACTGATACCTTGATGTTGACTCCTACTAATGAGGAAAGTGACTACCAGCTCCTCTTTCACAACTCTCCTGTAGCTGAGAGCCAAGATCAGGAAGGAAGTAAGCATGTAGACCCAGAATCAACAGGAAATGCAGAGACACAACCAAAGAAGAGacgtcaaaaaaacacaagtcacagtgacagtgtacACAACTCTCCCACAACAAAGAGTCACTGTAACACTAAGAGAggtaaaaagtctttaaaatgcGACACTTGTGGAAgagaatttaaatttaagtcCAAATTGAAAATACATCTGAGAAGCCACACTGGTGAGAAGCCGTACACCTGCAACACCTGTGGGAAAAGATTCACTCAAAAGTCATCAATGATAAGTCATGAAAGACTCCACACAGCTGTCAAGTCATATTCTTGTAAAAGATGTAGCAAAAGTTTCCGTCTGAAAAGAAGTTTGAATGCTCATTTGAGGAGCCACGTAGGTGAAAAGCCAGTTTCTTGTAAAACATGTGGGAAGGATGTAAGATCTCATAAAAACTTGTTGGTCCACATGAGAATCCACACAGGTGAAAAGCCGTACCTTTGTAACACCTGTGGCAAAGGTTTCCGTCTGAAAGCAAGTTTGAATGATCATTTGAGGATCCACACAGGTGAAAAGCCCTATTCTTGTGAGACCTGTGGGAAAGATTTCAGATTAAGTTGTGATTTGAGGGTCCATGTGagaatccacacaggtgagaagccgtaCCTTTGTAACACCTGTGGCAAAAGTTTCCGTCTGAAAGCAAGATTGAATGATCATTTTAGGATCCACACAGGTGAAAAGCCCTATTCTTGTGGGACTTGTGGGAAAGATTTCAGATTAAGTGGTGACTTGAGGGTCCACACGagaatccacacaggtgagaggcCGTACTCCTGCAAGACCTGTGGGAAAAGTTTTCAGAGTTTGCCATCACTGATTCATCATGCTAAATTCCACAAAGAAGAAAGACCATTTCCCTGCAAAACATGTGCAAAAGGATTCTGTACCTTGtcaaatctgaaaaaacatATGTTGatccacacaggtgaaaaaCCATATTCTTGTGAAACTTGTAGGAAAGCTTTCAGACTAAAGGGTGACTTGACAGTCCACATGagaatccacacaggtgagaagccgtTCTCCTGCAAGACTTGTAGGAAAACATTCTCTCGGTCAACACACTTGCAAAGCCATATAAGAATTCACAAAGATTAA
- the LOC130178907 gene encoding zinc finger protein 664-like has translation MSSVQYLREFVNERLTAAAEEIFGVFEKTIVEYEEEIDRQRRLLDIVWKPEIKLHRTELPQQHVCKEEEVLTDQQLCDQERNSSLDQEDPELLQIKEEEEELCTSQKGEQLVLKQETDTFMLTPTNEESDQSEAEANSDHQLLSHYSPVAESQDQEESKDVDPEPTRNVETEPKKRRHSDSLYISPTTKSQCNTKRGEKSLKCDTCGKTFKYKSQLNVHLRTHTGEKPYSCNTCGKRFSQISTLNVHLRIHTDEKPYPCKTCGKGFRTSTGLSLHMRTHTGERPYVCNTCGKGFRCSSDLLVHMRTHTGEKPYSCKICGRAFRRNSVLKLHMSIHTGEKPYLCKTCGKRFCRISLLKWHMRIHTGVKPYSCKICGTSFLCSSVLKVHMRTHTGEKPYTCNTCGKKFSQGSSLNVHLKIHTGEKPYPCKTCGKSFSRISDLKKHIRVHRD, from the exons ATGTCTTCAGTTCAGTATCTGAGAGAGTTTGTCAACGAGCgactaactgctgctgctgaagaaatattCGGAGTCTTTGAAAAAACTATCGTCGAGTACGAGGAAGAGATCGATCGTCAGCGCAGACTGCTGGATATCGTTTGGAAACCCGAGATAAAGCTACACAGGACAG AGCTCCCTCAGCAACATGTctgtaaggaggaggaggttctcactgaccagcagctctgtgaccaggagaggaactccagtctggaccaggaggacccagaGCTTCTAcagattaaagaggaagaggaggaactctGCACCAGTCAGAAGGGAGAGCAGCTTGTACTGAAGCAGGAGACTGATACCTTTATGTTGACTCCTACTAATGAGGAAAGTGACCAAAGTGAAGCAGAAGCAAACAGTgaccaccagctcctctctcactACTCTCCTGTAGCTGAGAGCCAAGATCAGGAAGAAAGCAAGGATGTAGACCCAGAACCAACTAGAAATGTAGAAACAGAGCCAAAGAAGAGACGTCACAGTGACAGTCTATACATCAGTCCCACAACAAAGAGTCAGTGTAACACTAAGAGAGGtgaaaagtctttaaaatgtgacacttGTGGAAAAACGTTTAAGTATAAGTCCCAATTGAACGTACATCTAagaacccacacaggtgagaagccgtaCTCCTGCAACACCTGTGGGAAGAGATTCAGTCAGATATCAacattaaatgttcatttaagAATCCACACTGATGAGAAGCCTTATCCTTGCAAAACATGTGGGAAAGGTTTCAGAACTAGTACAGGTTTGTCACTCCACatgagaacccacacaggtgagaggcCGTACGTTTGCAACACTTGTGGAAAAGGTTTCAGGTGTAGTAGTGACTTGTTGGTCCACATGAGaactcacacaggtgagaaaccATATTCTTGTAAAATATGTGGTAGAGCTTTCAGGCGTAATAGTGTCTTGAAACTTCACATGAGtatccacacaggtgagaagccataCCTTTGCAAGACCTGCGGGAAAAGATTCTGTAGAATCTCATTATTAAAATGGCACATGAGAATCCACACAGGTGTGAAGCCATATTCTTGCAAAATATGCGGGACAAGTTTTTTATGCAGTAGTGTCTTGAAAGTCCACATGAGaactcacacaggtgagaagccgtaCACCTGCAATACCTGTGGGAAAAAATTCAGTCAGGGATCATCACTAAATGTGCATTTGAaaatccacacaggtgagaagccgtaCCCCTGCAAAACCTGTGGGAAAAGTTTTAGTCGGATATCAGACTTGAAAAAGCACATAAGAGTTCACAGAGATTAA
- the LOC130178902 gene encoding zinc finger protein 391-like isoform X1 — protein MSSVQYLREFVNERLTAAAEEIFGVFEQTIVEYEEEIDRQRRLLDIVWKPEIKLHRTELPQHHVCKEEEVHTDQQLRDQERNSSVDQEDPEPPQIKEEEEELCTSQEGEQLVLKQETDGLLDIVWEPEIKLCKTELPQQHVCKEEEVLTDQQLCDQERNSSLDQEDPEPPQTKEEEEELCTSQEGEQLVLKQETDTLMLTPTNEESDHQLLSHNSPVAESQDQEGSKHVDPESTGNAETQPKKRRHKNTNHSDYVYNSPTAKSHCNTQTGEKSFKCDTCGKDFKYKCKLKIHQRRYTGEKPYFCQTCGKSFSSNPGLSNHMRTHTGEKPYTCKTCGKRFTNNSCLRNHTRTHTGERPYTCNTCGKKFTNSSCLRNHTRTHTGEKPYFCETCESVFTTRTSLLVHMRIHTGEMPYTCNTCGRKFRGKTSLNTHTRTHTGEKPYFCERCGKSFTTKQMLSIHMRTHTGEKPYPCHICGKMFSQKPHLVKHLMIHTNKKSCNS, from the exons ATGTCTTCAGTTCAGTATCTGAGAGAGTTTGTCAACGAGCgactaactgctgctgctgaagaaatattCGGAGTCTTTGAACAAACTATCGTCGAGTACGAGGAAGAGATCGATCGTCAGCGCAGACTGCTGGATATCGTTTGGAAACCCGAGATAAAGCTACACAGGACAG AGCTCCCACAGCATCATGTctgtaaggaggaggaggttcacACTGACCAGCAGCTCCGTGACCAGGAGAGGAACTCCAGTGtggaccaggaggacccagagcctccacagattaaagaggaagaggaggaactctgcaccagtcaggagggagagcagcttgtaCTGAAGCAGGAGACAGATGGACTGCTGGACATCGTTTGGGAACCCGAGATAAAGCTATGCAAGACAG AGCTCccacagcaacatgtctgtaaggaggaggaggttctcactgaccagcagctctgtgaccaggagaggaactccagtctggaccaggaggacccagaGCCTCCACAGactaaagaggaagaggaggaactctgcaccagtcaggagggagagcagcttgtaCTGAAGCAGGAGACTGATACCTTGATGTTGACTCCTACTAATGAGGAAAGTGACCACCAGCTCCTTTCTCACAACTCTCCTGTAGCTGAGAGCCAAGATCAGGAAGGAAGTAAGCATGTAGACCCAGAATCAACAGGAAATGCAGAAACACAACCAAAGAAGAGacgtcacaaaaacacaaatcacagtGACTACGTTTATAACTCTCCCACAGCAAAGAGTCACTGTAACACTCAGACAGGtgaaaaatcattcaaatgcGACACTTGTGGAAAAGATTTTAAGTATAAGTGCAAATTGAAAATACATCAGAGACGctacacaggtgagaagccataTTTTTGCCAAACGTGTGGGAAAAGTTTCAGCTCAAATCCGGGTCTGTCGAATCACatgagaacccacacaggcgAGAAGCCATATACCTGCAAAACCTGTGGGAAAAGATTTACTAACAACTCATGCTTGAGGAACCATACAagaacccacacaggtgagaggcCGTATACTTGCAATACCTGTGGGAAAAAATTTACTAACAGCTCATGCTTGAGGAACCATACAagaacccacacaggtgaaAAGCCATATTTTTGTGAAACGTGTGAGAGCGTTTTCACTACACGTACAAGCTTGTTGGTCCACATGagaatccacacaggtgagatgCCCTACACCTGCAACACCTGTGGGAGAAAATTTCGTGGGAAGACATCCTTAAATACGcatacaagaacacacacaggtgagaagccataTTTTTGTGAAAGGTGTGGGAAAAGTTTCACTACTAAGCAAATGTTGTCAATCCACATGAGAACCCACACAGGGGAGAAGCCATACCCCTGTCACATCTGTGGGAAAATGTTCAGTCAGAAGCCACACTTGGTGAAACATCTAATGAtccatacaaataaaaagtcatgtaatTCCTGA